In Arthrobacter alpinus, a single window of DNA contains:
- a CDS encoding alcohol dehydrogenase catalytic domain-containing protein produces MMTSAILRTAPASRPYADSAPLILEQLPVPVPRSGEVLVKIDRASLCHSDLSVINGSRVRPLPMALGHEASGTVSGVGPEVEGVKPGDRVVLVFVPSCGTCKACNNGRPALCHRGAEVNGTGDLLHGEAILRSQSGERINHHLGVSAFSEYAVVARESVVVIDDDVPLDIAAMFGCAALTGIGAVVHSAKVAAGQSVIVFGMGAVGLAAVMAAVQIPRTTVIAIDPLSEKQALALKCGAHFAGSPAEAADLVAKHAGDGVDVAIEAVGSSRVMETCLGLLDRGGALVSVGLPHPDQTLNVQALQFAGTGKRLIGSYMGDADPARDIPAYIQMWRDGRLPIELLHTDTKPLAEINEGLDALADGRVVRRLFTFSN; encoded by the coding sequence ATGATGACAAGCGCCATTCTTCGAACGGCCCCCGCGAGCCGGCCCTATGCGGACAGTGCGCCGCTCATTCTTGAGCAGCTCCCCGTCCCGGTTCCGCGTTCGGGCGAGGTGCTGGTCAAGATCGATCGCGCCAGCCTGTGCCACTCCGATCTCTCAGTCATCAACGGTTCCCGCGTCCGCCCACTTCCGATGGCACTGGGGCACGAGGCAAGCGGAACCGTGTCCGGCGTCGGGCCTGAGGTGGAAGGGGTGAAGCCCGGAGATCGCGTGGTCCTGGTGTTTGTTCCCAGCTGCGGCACGTGCAAGGCCTGCAACAACGGGCGCCCTGCGCTGTGTCATCGTGGCGCCGAGGTCAACGGCACAGGAGATCTGCTGCATGGCGAGGCGATCCTGCGCTCGCAGTCAGGAGAGCGGATCAACCACCACCTGGGCGTGTCCGCGTTCTCCGAGTACGCGGTCGTGGCCCGCGAATCAGTGGTGGTGATTGACGACGACGTCCCGTTGGATATCGCCGCCATGTTCGGTTGCGCCGCCCTCACCGGAATCGGTGCCGTGGTTCACTCGGCCAAGGTCGCTGCGGGGCAGTCCGTGATTGTGTTTGGTATGGGCGCCGTGGGTCTTGCCGCCGTCATGGCTGCCGTCCAGATTCCACGCACCACCGTCATCGCCATTGATCCGCTATCGGAAAAGCAGGCGTTGGCCTTGAAGTGCGGCGCGCACTTCGCCGGGTCACCAGCCGAGGCTGCCGATCTCGTAGCCAAACACGCCGGCGACGGCGTTGATGTGGCGATCGAGGCCGTGGGGAGTTCTCGCGTCATGGAAACCTGCCTGGGTCTGCTGGATCGGGGTGGCGCCCTCGTCTCGGTGGGGCTGCCCCACCCGGATCAGACGCTCAACGTGCAGGCGCTGCAATTTGCCGGCACGGGCAAGCGGCTGATCGGTTCCTATATGGGAGATGCGGATCCGGCCCGGGATATCCCGGCCTATATCCAAATGTGGCGCGATGGCCGCCTGCCCATCGAGCTGCTGCACACCGACACTAAACCGCTCGCCGAGATCAACGAAGGCCTGGATGCGCTCGCCGATGGCCGTGTTGTGCGCCGGTTATTCACCTTCTCTAATTGA
- a CDS encoding HPr family phosphocarrier protein, giving the protein MSERTATIASRVGLHARPAAIFTAAVAELDLEVTIALAGEPAEDAMEADSILALMSLGAAHGDAVVLRAEGPGADEALERLVQILETDHDAA; this is encoded by the coding sequence ATGTCAGAACGTACCGCAACCATTGCCAGCCGCGTTGGCCTGCACGCCCGCCCGGCAGCCATTTTCACCGCGGCCGTGGCTGAGCTTGATCTTGAGGTGACCATCGCCCTGGCCGGCGAGCCGGCCGAGGACGCCATGGAGGCCGACAGCATCCTCGCCCTCATGAGCCTCGGCGCAGCCCACGGCGATGCGGTGGTCCTTCGCGCGGAGGGGCCCGGCGCCGATGAAGCATTGGAGCGTTTGGTCCAGATCCTGGAAACTGACCACGACGCGGCATAA
- a CDS encoding putative PEP-binding protein — MNNEVLIPATRRQQFSGVGVAPGRVVGQVRQMPKPVQEPRANAAVAADVNLAVQGQRIKDAAKAVQAELRSRAAAVEGEGREVLEATALMAADPMLVKSAIKLLAPEVPGGARTPERAIWEAGEAVAEKLRALGGYMAERATDVLDVRARIVSELRGLPAPGIPVSDIPFILAAEDLAPADTATLDPAKIIALITSSGGPQSHTAILARALGLPAVVAARGVDGIADGTEVYVDGAAGSITAEPDAELIVAAAAWAAQASTLTAFNGANVLADGLRIPLLANVGTGADAIKAAAAGAEGVGLLRTEFCFLDRDEEPTVEEQIAAYGAVFAAFPGKKVVVRTLDAGADKPLPFLTNADEPNPALGVRGYRTDLTSPGVLERQLLAIAAAESVHQAEVWVMAPMISTSDEAADFAALCAAAGLKTPGVMVEVPSAALTAATVLREVAFASLGTNDLTQYAMAADRQLGPLAALNNPWQPAVLQLVKLTADGAALASSASGLPKPVGVCGEAAADPALAVVLVGLGVASLSMSARALAAVSAVLPTVTLDQARHLAFTALAAPSATEARAAVRAGLPILDELGL; from the coding sequence ATGAACAACGAGGTCCTGATTCCCGCGACCCGGCGGCAGCAATTTTCAGGTGTAGGTGTTGCTCCGGGACGTGTTGTTGGCCAGGTGCGCCAGATGCCCAAGCCGGTGCAGGAACCTCGTGCCAATGCAGCCGTGGCCGCGGACGTCAACCTGGCTGTGCAGGGGCAGCGCATCAAGGATGCGGCCAAGGCCGTCCAGGCCGAACTGCGATCCCGGGCGGCCGCCGTCGAGGGTGAGGGCAGGGAAGTTCTGGAGGCCACAGCGTTGATGGCCGCCGATCCCATGTTGGTGAAATCGGCCATCAAGCTGCTCGCGCCTGAGGTGCCCGGCGGGGCGCGCACTCCCGAGCGCGCCATCTGGGAAGCCGGCGAAGCCGTGGCCGAAAAGCTCCGGGCGCTGGGTGGCTACATGGCCGAGCGTGCCACCGATGTTCTGGATGTCCGTGCGCGCATCGTTTCGGAGCTGCGTGGGCTGCCTGCTCCTGGCATTCCGGTCTCTGACATACCGTTCATTCTCGCTGCCGAGGACCTGGCGCCGGCCGATACCGCCACCTTGGATCCGGCCAAAATCATCGCCCTCATCACCTCCAGTGGTGGCCCGCAGTCCCACACCGCCATTTTGGCCCGCGCGCTGGGCCTGCCCGCCGTGGTTGCTGCCCGCGGTGTTGACGGGATTGCCGATGGCACGGAAGTTTACGTGGACGGCGCAGCAGGTTCCATTACGGCAGAACCTGATGCCGAGCTGATCGTGGCCGCGGCAGCGTGGGCAGCCCAGGCGTCAACGCTCACGGCCTTCAACGGCGCCAACGTTTTGGCCGACGGTCTCCGGATCCCGCTGCTGGCCAACGTGGGCACCGGGGCGGATGCCATCAAGGCTGCGGCCGCCGGCGCGGAAGGTGTTGGCCTGCTCCGCACCGAATTCTGCTTCCTTGACCGCGATGAAGAGCCCACAGTGGAGGAACAAATAGCCGCCTATGGGGCAGTTTTCGCCGCGTTCCCGGGTAAGAAGGTGGTTGTTCGAACCCTGGACGCCGGCGCCGACAAGCCACTGCCGTTCCTGACCAACGCCGATGAGCCCAACCCCGCGCTGGGTGTCCGCGGCTACCGCACCGATCTGACCTCACCCGGGGTTCTTGAACGCCAGCTGCTTGCGATCGCCGCGGCCGAGTCCGTCCACCAGGCCGAGGTGTGGGTCATGGCCCCCATGATCTCGACGTCGGATGAGGCGGCCGACTTTGCCGCACTGTGTGCCGCGGCCGGGCTCAAGACTCCCGGCGTCATGGTGGAAGTTCCCTCCGCCGCGTTGACCGCAGCCACCGTGCTGCGTGAAGTCGCCTTCGCATCCTTGGGCACCAACGACCTGACCCAGTACGCCATGGCCGCCGACCGGCAGCTTGGTCCGTTGGCCGCGCTCAACAACCCGTGGCAGCCTGCCGTGCTGCAGCTGGTCAAACTGACGGCAGACGGCGCCGCCCTGGCCAGCAGCGCCAGTGGACTTCCCAAGCCCGTCGGTGTCTGTGGTGAGGCGGCAGCGGATCCGGCGCTCGCCGTCGTTCTTGTGGGACTGGGCGTGGCGTCGCTTTCGATGAGTGCTCGCGCGCTGGCCGCCGTCTCTGCTGTGCTACCGACAGTCACCTTGGACCAGGCCCGGCACTTGGCGTTCACGGCTCTGGCTGCACCCTCGGCCACCGAAGCGCGCGCCGCCGTCCGTGCCGGCCTGCCCATTCTGGATGAGCTGGGCCTGTAA